From the genome of Methylocystis echinoides:
GCTTGGGCGCAAGATCGGGTCGCAATTTGATAACGACGGGACCCTTGGTGGTCTCGAGCGTCAGAGTGTCGGCGGCTTCAGTCATTTTCTGTCCTTTGTATTGTCGCCCGCTCGTCGAGATGGCCGGGCCTGTCCCGGCTATCCACGAAAGCGTCTCGGCGTGGGCGGCCGGGACAAGCCCGGCCAACGCTGAAAGGGGTCAGCTCTCGTCGCCGGCGACCCGAACCTTGAGCATGCGGTCCGGGTTCTCGACCGCGCCGTTATTGGCCTTGTCGCCCTTCTTGATCTTGTCGACGACGTCCATGCCGGAGACGACCTCGCCCCAGATCGTATATTTGCCGTTGAGCTGCGGCGCCTCGGCGAAGCAGATGAAGAACTGCGAATTGGCCGAGTCCTTGTCGCCCGGCTGGCGGGCCATGGCGACCGTGCCGCGCTTGAAGGGTTCGTTACTGAATTCTGCCTTGAGGTCGGGATAGCGCGAGCTGCCCATGCCGGTGCCGTCGGGATCGCCGCCCTGCGCCATGAAGCCCTCGATCACGCGATGAAAGGCGATGTTGTCGTAGAAATGTTCCTTGGCGAGGCGCTCGATGCGCTCGACATGCTTGGGCGCGAGATCGGGGCGCAGCTTGATGGCGATGCGGCCGTCCTTGGTGTCGATATAAAGGAGCTTGTCTTCGGCGCGGGCCAAAGAAGCGGTCCCGAGCGCAGCCGAAACGGCCACGGCGGAGAGCAGAACACGACGGGTAAGTTTCATTGAGCCTCCCTTAAGGCTTTAATTGCCGCGCCTTGCAATGGCGCGTTTGAGGGCCTCGACGGAAGCGGCCGGCGCGAAGGCCGACACGTCGCCGCCAAGCGCCGCAATCTGGCGCACGAGGGTGCCGCTGATATGGCGCAGCCCCGGCGAAGCAGGCAGGAAAACCGTGCGAATAGCGGGCGCCAGCGTCCCGTTCATCCCCGCCATCTGCATTTCATAGTCGAAGTCGGAGCCGTCGCGCAATCCGCGCAGGATCGCGCCGGCGCCGGCGGCGCGCGCCGCCTCGACAACGAGGCCGTCGAAGCTCACAGCCTCTACGGCGCCCGCGAAGCCCTCGGCCGCGCTCACGTCGGCGATCGTCTCGGCCCGCTCCTCGAAGGTCAGCCAGGGAGATTTGCCGGGATGCACGCCGATCGCCACGACGACCTTGTCGAAGAGCGCGACGCCCTGGCGCAGCACGTCGAGATGGCCGTTGGTCAGCGGATCGAAGGTGCCGGAATAAAGCGCGATCCGCGTCATGGCGCGATCTCGTGCACGATGCGCCCGGCGACCATGGTGGTCTTCACGACGCCCTGCAACAAGGCGCCGTCGAAGGGCGTATTGCGGCAACGCGAATGCAACAGGTCGGGGTCGACGACGAAAGGCTCGTCGGGGTCGAAGCGGATCAGATCGGCGGGCGCGCCCTTTTGCAGGCGCCCCTGCTCCAGCCCGAGGATTTCTGCGGGACGCGACGACATCGCTGCGAGCAGCCTCGGCAGGCTCACGTCGCCCGAATGGACGAGACGCATGCCCGCGGCGAGCATGGTCTCGACGCCGATCGCGCCGAATTCGGCCTCTGCGAACGGCAGGCGCTTGGTTTCCACGTCCTGCGGATCATGGTCCGAGACGATCACGTCGATGAGGCCCTCCGCCAGCGCGGCGACCAGCGCCTTGCGCTCCTCCTCGTGACGCAGGGGCGGACGCAGCTTCAGGAAGGTGCGGTAATCGCCGATGTCGCTTTCATTGAGGGTCAGATGGTTGATCGTCACGCCGGCAGTCACGGGCAGTCCCGCCGCCTTGGCCGCGCTGAGCGACTCGAGCGAGAGCGTCGAGGTGAGGATCGCGGCGTGGTAGCGGGCGCCGGTGAGGGCCACGAGGCGCAGGTCGCGGTCGAGCACGACCGCCTCGGCCTCGCGCGGAATGCCCGAGAGGCCGAGGCGCAGCGCGAATTCGCCCTCGTTCATCACGCCGCCGGCAAGGTCTGGGTCCTGGGTGAAATGCACGACCAGCGCGCCGAAGTCGCGCGCGTAGCTCATCGCCCGGCGCATGACGAGCGCGTTGCGGATCGAGTGCGCGCCGTCGAAAAAAGCGACGGCGCCCGCCTGCTGGAGAAGGCCGATCTCGGCAATCTCCTTGCCCTCGCGTCCCTTGGTCAGCGCCGCCATGGGCAGCACGCGCACCTTTCCGGTGTCGCGCGCGCGTCGCAGGACAAAGTCGACGACCGCCGGATCGTCGACCGCGGGAAAGGCGGCGCTCGTGGAGACCAGCGTGGTGACGCCGCCGACGGCGGCTGAGAGCGTCGCGCTGGCGATGGTCTCGCGGTGCTCCGCGCCGGGCTCGCCAACGAAGGCCTGCATGTCGATGAGGCCGGGCGCGAGCACGTCGCCTCGGCAGTCGACGACCCGCGCGCCCTCGGGCGCGGCGTCGGGGCGAAGGCCCGGCCCCAGATCGGCGATGCGCCCGTTCGAAACCAGAAGCCCGCCCTGCGACTCGACGCCGGTGGCGGGGTCGATCAGACGGGCGTTGACGAAAAGAGTCGGCGCGAGGGGGTCAGTGGCCATGGCGCCTGATTAGGCCATTTTGCCGGGGTTGGAAACGTCCGGGCCGGCCCTCCGCGCTTAACGCTCCTCATTTCATGAACAGCGCCGCAATGTCCTCGATCCGCGCCGGCTTGATCAGATGGCCGTCGAAACCCGCCTCCTTCACGCGGCGGCGCGTCTCTTCCTCGCCCCAGCCGGTGAGAGCGACAATCTCGATCTCCGCGCCGCCCGGCTGCGCCCGCAGCGCGCGCGCGGTCTGATAGCCGTCCATGATCGGCATGCCCAAATCCAGGAGCACCAGACCGGGCCTGAGCGCCGCGGCCCGCGCCAGGCCCTCGGCGCCGCTGTAGGCGACGTCAACCTCGAAGCCCAGGCTCTTGAGCGCCACCGCAAGCGTGTCGACCGCATCCCGGTTATCGTCGATGAGGAGCGCGCGCCGACCCTTTCCGCCCATGCGCGGCGCCGCTTCGCCCTTTGACTCGCGCTCGGGCGCTCCCAGGGACAACGGCAAGCGAACCAGGAAGCGTGCGCCGCGCCCCTCGCCATCGCTCTGCGCCTCGACGGAGCCGCCATGCAGTTCGACAAGCTTCCGCACCAGGGAGAGACCAATGCCGAGCCCCGCGCGTCCATGTTTCGGAGACCCTTCGCCCTGCGTGAACAGATCGAAGATCTGCGGCAGCATTTGCGAAGAGATGCCCACGCCTGAATCGCTGATGGCGACGCAAACTTGCCCCCCATCGCGTTCGGCGGCGACGCCAACCGTCCCGCCCGCATCGGTATATTTGATGGCGTTGTCGAGCAGGTTGACGAACATCTGCGACACTCGGACGGGATCGCATTCCGCCGGCAGCGCTTCGTCGAGGCCCGAGACCTGAACAGTCAGATTCTTGGCCTCCGTAAGCGCGCGCACATCTCCAATCGCCTGCTTCAAAATGTCGGCGAGATCGACCAGCTCTTTCTTGAGCTCGAGCTTGCCGCGGCTGATGCGGGAAACGTCGATCAGGTCGTCGACGAGCCGCACCAGATGAACGACCTGCCGCTCCATGATCTCCTGCATGCGCGCGACCCTCGGGTCGCCGGGCTCGGCTCGGCGAAGGAACTGAAGGCCCGAGCGCAAGGGCGAAAGCGGGTTTCTCAACTCGTGCGCCAGCGTGGCGATGAACTCGTCCTTGTTGCGGTCGCTTTTCCTCAGCCGTTCCTCCGCCTCCCGCCGCTTCTGCTCGTTGCGTCTGCGGTCGGTGATGTCGGTGTGGCTGAGGACAAGCGCGGCGGGCGGCCCCGACAGACGCGCGACGTGCATCTCGAACCATTGCTCGCGGTCGGGCGCGTGACAGGGATATTCCAGCACGAACCCTTCCGATCTGCCGCTCATGACGGCGTAAATGCCTTCGATTGCGCCCCGGGCGTATAGGTCTCCATCCGAAGCGGCCGCCCGCGCCGTTGCGAGATAATCGACGCCCGGGGCGACGTGGGCATAAGCGCCGCCCTGCATTCGCGCGAAGCGCTCCCAGGGCTTGTTGACGGCGACGATCTTTCCGTCGGAGCCGATGACGGCCACGTGATGCGGCAGGGAATCGAGGATGGCGCGCAGAAACTCCTCGCTTTTCTGCAGCGTCTCTTCCGTCGCTTGCTCCTTCGTCACGTCGAAGGCGGCGAGCGTTGCATGAGAGGGGCGCCGCTCGCCGCCCTCTCCGTCGAAAACCACCTGCTTACGCACCCGCACCCAGCGCATCTCGCCTGAAGGGCGGATGATCCGGTGGTCCATCTCGAACCAGCCGGGGCCAGAAGGGTCGAGCGCATGGCTGATCGCATCCATGATCGCGCCGGCGTCGTCGGGATGAAACAGTCTGTGAAGGACATCGCGCGGGACCGCTACGGGGACCTCGCCGAGGCCGAAAAGCCTCGCGGCCTCCGCCGAAAGACTTACGGCGTCCTTTTTGTAGTCGACCCTGGCGAGCGTGAGCCCGGCGACGGCGCAACCGACCTGCAGCCATGCCTCGCTCTCCTCCGATTGCCGCTCAGCGCGGCGGGCGTCGGTGACGTCGCGGCAGATGCAGAGAAGACGAATGGCGCCAGTCTGGCGCGCCCGGATCGGCGCGACGCAGACATTCCACAGTATCTCTTCGCCAGTCGCTAGACGGCTCTCCTCGAAGCGCACCGTCGCCCCGCCTCTGGCGGCGCTCAGCGCTTTGGAGACGTTCTCGCGCGCGGCGGGCGGCCACCGGTCGAGCCAGACGAGTCCAGCGACTTCGGTCGAACTCATCGCCTGCATCAGACGCAGGCAGGCCTCGTTGACGCTCAGCACGCGTCCGTCTTCATCCAATAACAGGATGCAGTCCGGACTGGCGTCGAACAGGACTCGCCGGAACTCCTCGTCCGAAAACATGTGCGCCTCCAGTTGAAGGGGCAGCGCGGGCGACAGAAAGTCGCGCGACACGCCGGGAGGCTCCTCTGGCCCCCGTATCGGCTGGAGGAGATTTAATCAGCAACGTCATAACCTTGACCGCGCGTTACCGTCAAGATGAGGCCGCTGCGACTCAATTTCACGGCCGGTCTGCGGTCAGGCCCGACAGGCTCAAAGCGGCCAATGTTTCAACCAGCCGCTCCACGGCGTCAGGTTCGAGTCGGATCGAAAACGGCGGGAGCGACAGCGCATCCGCCTCCCGCACGAAGAAGATCGGCTGTCGCGCCAGCCAGACCGTGCGGACGGCCACCTCCTCATCCGAGGCGTCTTCGGGCAGGAAACGCCGCACGACGCGCTCGGTGGCGCAGCCGCAAGACGGGCGAAAAGCCTACCTTGTCCTACGCCCGACTTCGTCCGCCCGGGCGAAGCGGACCAGCACCTCCGTCCCTTCATCGGGCGGCGAGGCGAGGCGGGCGCGGAAGGCGATCTTTTCCGCGGCCTCGAGCCGGGACTTCGGCGTCGGGGCGGTCCAGGCGTAGCGCTCGAGGCCATTGGCTCCGCGAACCGACAGGGCGAGCGGCGGCGCCCGGTTGGGCTCGCGCCTCAAGTTGACGATCTCCCCCTCCGTCACGAGCACTCTGCGTGCGCCCTCCATCACGATTTTCGCGCGGATGTCGCGCAGCTCCAGGCCCGCGAGATTCACGGGCGCGCCCAGAAGCCGATAGGCGGTCGCCATGGGCGGTAGGATGCGGACGATTCGCTCGCGCATGGCGATGAGCGCCGAGACGCCGAGGACGATCGCGACAATCGTCGCAATGACGGGCCAGCGGTCGCGTTCGACGGGCGGGAGTTCGCGGACCGGCGGCCGCGGCGCGCGGCGCCACATTTCGTCAAAGCTCGGCTCGCGGTTCGCCGCGCTTTCGGCTTCCGCGCTGATTTCGCGCCACAACCGTCGTCCGTCCCGATCGCCTGCAACACTCATTTCGCGCTCCAGATTTTTGCGGCGCAGTGAACAAAAGCCTCGTTTCATTAACGCCGGTTATGGTTAAGGGCGCGTGAACTGACTATTCTTCCGCGGCGCGATTCCTCGGCCCTCGCGCGTCCATCCGCGCGGCCATGGGGGAGCGAGCGTGTTGAGCTTCGAAAATGTCGGATTGCGATATGGCGTGGGGCCGGAAACGCTCCGCGACATCAGCTTCGACATCGCGCCGCAATCGTTTCAGTTCCTTACCGGCCCGTCGGGCGCCGGCAAGACGACGCTGATGCGCCTGATCATCATGGCGCTCAAGCCGACGCGGGGGCTCATCAGCATCTTCGACCGCGACACGGCCACGCTCGACCAGGACGAAGTCACCGAAATGCGCCGCCAGATCGGCGTCGTTTTTCAGGACTTCCGCCTGCTCGACCATTTGACGCTTTACGAGAATGTCGCGCTGCCGCTGCGCGTTCTTGGCCGGGAGGAATCGAGTTATCGCGCGGAGGTTCTCGAATTGCTCAAGTGGGTGGGCCTCGGCGAGCGCAAGCATTGCGTGCCGAGCATCCTTTCGGGCGGTGAGAAACAGCGCGCCTCCATCGCGCGCGCCCTCATCTCCCAGCCCAGGCTTCTGCTCGCCGACGAACCCACGGGGAACGTCGATCCAACGCTCGCCCGACGCATCCTGCGGCTCTTTGTCGAGCTTCACAAATCGGGGACCGCCGTCATCATCGCCACCCATGATCTGAGCCTGATGGACCAGTACGAGGAGGCGCGCCGCCTCGTCCTCGCCGAAGGCCGTCTGCATATTTTCGAGTGAAGCTCATGGACTGGGAAGTCGCCAGCCGCTGGGTCTCGCGCGTCAAATCGCGCCGCGCGAGCGCGGACGTCGGCGAGGACGATCCGGCCCAGCCCTCCCCGCTCGTGCCGACCGATTCCATCGCCGGGCGCTCGCTCGTCATGGTGATCGCGATCATGACTTTCCTCGCCGCGCTCGCCGCCGCGGCCGCCATTCTGGTCGCCGACGCAAGCAGCGAATGGCGCAGCGAAGCGGCGAGCGAGGCGACCGTGCAGGTTCGGCCCGCGCCGGGCCGCGACATGGAGTCGGATCTACGCGTCGTGGCCGACATCCTGCGCGATACGCCGGGCGTCCGCGAAGCGCAGATTTACTCCAAGACGGAGTCGGAAAGCCTTTTGGCGCCCTGGCTCGGCCAGGGTCTCGATCTTTCCCAGCTCCCCATGCCGCGCATGATCGTCGCGAAGCTCGACCCCAGGAGCCGCCCCGATCTCTCTGAACTTCGCGAGGCGCTCGCCGGCGCCGCGCCCAACGCCACTTTCGACGACCATCGCATCTTCACGGCCCGCCTCGGCGACATGGCGCGGGCCGTCGTCGCCGTCGCGGCGATGATCTTCGTGCTGATCGTCGGCGCCTTGGGCATCGCCGTCGCCTCGGCGACGCGCGCGGCCGTGTCCACCAACCGCGAGATTGTCGAGGTGCTGCACGTCGTCGGGGCCGCAGACGGGTTCATCGCGCAAGAGTTTCAGCGCCGCTTTCTCGCGCTCGGCCTGCGCGGGGCGCTGATCGGCGGCGGCGCGGCGATCGCCTTCCTTCTCGCCGCGCAGGCGGCTCTGCGCCAGTGGCGCACGACCGCCGGCGGCGAGCAGATGCAGGCGATCTTCGGCGACCTCGCGATCGGGGCCGCAGGCTTCGTCGTCATTCTGCTTCTCGCCGGCGGCGTGGCATTTCTGACCGGCTGGCTGTCGCGCCGCATCGTCTTCCGCCACCTGCGGGGCCTCGGATGATCCCTCTCGCCCCGGGCGGCGGCTTATGACCATATATCTCTCCAGGAATCGCGCCTCCGCGCGCGATCGGCTCAAGGGCGAGAGGAACGGCAAGGTGAGGGCGATGGCGCGCTGGTGGCGTGCGACGCGGGCCAGCCTGGCGCGCGTGATTCTCCTGACGGCGGCAAGCCTGATCGGGGCCGGCGCGCTTGCTTTCGGTCTCGGCTACGTCTGGTTCGCGCTGTCGCTGGCGCGAGTCGAGCCGAAGCTTTCCGTCAAGACCGAGGGCGTCGTGGCGCTGACCGGGGGCTCCGACCGCGTGCTGGAGGCGGCCGAACTTCTGGCCCGCGGACAGGCGCGCCGGCTGCTTATCACCGGCGTCAACCGCGCGACGCGCAGCTCGGTGCTCGCAAAACGCCTCCCGGTCTCGCGCGACCTCTTCAACTGCTGCGTCGATCTCGGCTACGAGGCGCTCGACACCTTTGGCAATGCGCGGGAAACCAGGCAATGGGCGCAGGTGCACAATATCTCCCGCTCCCTCATCGTGGTGACCTCGAATTACCACATGCCGCGGGCGCTCGTTGAACTGTCGGCCGCGCTTCCCGAGGTCAAGCTCTATCCCTTCCCGGTCGTGAGCGAGCACGTGAATGTCGCGGGCTGGGCGAGCGACCCGGCCGTCATGCGGCTCATCGGCAGCGAATACGTTAAATTCCTGGGCGCCCTGACGCGCGTGGCGCTGCGCCCGGAAAGCGCGGGCGAACTCGACCTGGGCCCCTTGCGCAGCAGCGAGGCGTCGGCCGAATGAACGCCTTGTAGAGCCGGGCCACGCTGACGTAAAAGGCGCGCGTCTGTCGCGAACGGTGCCTCAATGCTCTTCCTGCGCTCGCTTGTTTTCCAGATTTTGTTCTGGGCCAACACCATCCTGCTGATGGTGATCTGGCTGCCGGGCCTGCTCATGCCCCGCCGCGTCTCCATGGAGCTCGGCCGGACATGGGGCCGTACCTCGCTGTGGCTCGCGGACAAGATCTGCGGTCTCGAAATCGAGTGGCGCGGCCTGGAGAACATCCCCCCGAAGGGCGGCGCCATGATCGTCGCCAGCAAGCATCAATCGATCTGGGACACCTTCGTCCTGCCGATCCGTTTTCCGGACTTCAGCTACATTCTGAAGCGCGAGCTGGTGATGATTCCCTTCTTCGGCTGGTACCTGTTGTCGGCCGAGCAGATCGGCATCAATCGCGCCAAGGGCGGCAAGCTGCTGCCGCAGCTCATCGAAAAGGCGAAGCATATTTTCGCGCAAGGCCGCCAGCTGTTCATCTTTCCGGAAGGCACGCGCCGCCCGGCGGGGGCGGCGCCGGCCTATAAATTCGGCATCGCCCATCTCTACGCGGCGTCGGACGTTCCGGCGCTGCCGGTGGCGCTGAACGCCGGCCTCTTCTGGCCGCGCCGCTCCTTCCTGATCCGCCCCGGCACGGCGGTCATCGAATTTCTGCCGATGATTCCGCCGGGCCTGCCGGCGCGCGAATTCTTCGAGAAGCTGCAAAGAGAAATCGAGACGGCCTCAGACCGCCTGATCGCGGAGGCGGTGGCGAGGGACCCGAGCCTCGCGGCGGTCGTCGAGGAAGGCCGCGCCAAGGCGCTGGCCAGGGACAGCCGCAAAGCGGCGCGGGAGCGGGTCGAGAAGGCTTAGCGCGCCTCGGGCGCAAGCCCCAGCGTCTGCTCGACGCGACGCAGCCGGCCTTCCATTTCGCTGATCAAGACGCCATGGCCGACGACTGTCGTGTGGTACTCGACGACGGCGCGGCGCAAACCCACGATCTGGTCGCTCAAATCCTTCCGGGTCCTGTCGATCTTGGCGTCGAGCGTCGCGATGTCCGACGCCACGTCAGCGCGGA
Proteins encoded in this window:
- a CDS encoding peptidylprolyl isomerase → MKLTRRVLLSAVAVSAALGTASLARAEDKLLYIDTKDGRIAIKLRPDLAPKHVERIERLAKEHFYDNIAFHRVIEGFMAQGGDPDGTGMGSSRYPDLKAEFSNEPFKRGTVAMARQPGDKDSANSQFFICFAEAPQLNGKYTIWGEVVSGMDVVDKIKKGDKANNGAVENPDRMLKVRVAGDES
- the coaD gene encoding pantetheine-phosphate adenylyltransferase, yielding MTRIALYSGTFDPLTNGHLDVLRQGVALFDKVVVAIGVHPGKSPWLTFEERAETIADVSAAEGFAGAVEAVSFDGLVVEAARAAGAGAILRGLRDGSDFDYEMQMAGMNGTLAPAIRTVFLPASPGLRHISGTLVRQIAALGGDVSAFAPAASVEALKRAIARRGN
- the pyrC gene encoding dihydroorotase, whose translation is MATDPLAPTLFVNARLIDPATGVESQGGLLVSNGRIADLGPGLRPDAAPEGARVVDCRGDVLAPGLIDMQAFVGEPGAEHRETIASATLSAAVGGVTTLVSTSAAFPAVDDPAVVDFVLRRARDTGKVRVLPMAALTKGREGKEIAEIGLLQQAGAVAFFDGAHSIRNALVMRRAMSYARDFGALVVHFTQDPDLAGGVMNEGEFALRLGLSGIPREAEAVVLDRDLRLVALTGARYHAAILTSTLSLESLSAAKAAGLPVTAGVTINHLTLNESDIGDYRTFLKLRPPLRHEEERKALVAALAEGLIDVIVSDHDPQDVETKRLPFAEAEFGAIGVETMLAAGMRLVHSGDVSLPRLLAAMSSRPAEILGLEQGRLQKGAPADLIRFDPDEPFVVDPDLLHSRCRNTPFDGALLQGVVKTTMVAGRIVHEIAP
- a CDS encoding PAS domain S-box protein, whose translation is MSRDFLSPALPLQLEAHMFSDEEFRRVLFDASPDCILLLDEDGRVLSVNEACLRLMQAMSSTEVAGLVWLDRWPPAARENVSKALSAARGGATVRFEESRLATGEEILWNVCVAPIRARQTGAIRLLCICRDVTDARRAERQSEESEAWLQVGCAVAGLTLARVDYKKDAVSLSAEAARLFGLGEVPVAVPRDVLHRLFHPDDAGAIMDAISHALDPSGPGWFEMDHRIIRPSGEMRWVRVRKQVVFDGEGGERRPSHATLAAFDVTKEQATEETLQKSEEFLRAILDSLPHHVAVIGSDGKIVAVNKPWERFARMQGGAYAHVAPGVDYLATARAAASDGDLYARGAIEGIYAVMSGRSEGFVLEYPCHAPDREQWFEMHVARLSGPPAALVLSHTDITDRRRNEQKRREAEERLRKSDRNKDEFIATLAHELRNPLSPLRSGLQFLRRAEPGDPRVARMQEIMERQVVHLVRLVDDLIDVSRISRGKLELKKELVDLADILKQAIGDVRALTEAKNLTVQVSGLDEALPAECDPVRVSQMFVNLLDNAIKYTDAGGTVGVAAERDGGQVCVAISDSGVGISSQMLPQIFDLFTQGEGSPKHGRAGLGIGLSLVRKLVELHGGSVEAQSDGEGRGARFLVRLPLSLGAPERESKGEAAPRMGGKGRRALLIDDNRDAVDTLAVALKSLGFEVDVAYSGAEGLARAAALRPGLVLLDLGMPIMDGYQTARALRAQPGGAEIEIVALTGWGEEETRRRVKEAGFDGHLIKPARIEDIAALFMK
- the ftsE gene encoding cell division ATP-binding protein FtsE encodes the protein MLSFENVGLRYGVGPETLRDISFDIAPQSFQFLTGPSGAGKTTLMRLIIMALKPTRGLISIFDRDTATLDQDEVTEMRRQIGVVFQDFRLLDHLTLYENVALPLRVLGREESSYRAEVLELLKWVGLGERKHCVPSILSGGEKQRASIARALISQPRLLLADEPTGNVDPTLARRILRLFVELHKSGTAVIIATHDLSLMDQYEEARRLVLAEGRLHIFE
- a CDS encoding ABC transporter permease, translated to MDWEVASRWVSRVKSRRASADVGEDDPAQPSPLVPTDSIAGRSLVMVIAIMTFLAALAAAAAILVADASSEWRSEAASEATVQVRPAPGRDMESDLRVVADILRDTPGVREAQIYSKTESESLLAPWLGQGLDLSQLPMPRMIVAKLDPRSRPDLSELREALAGAAPNATFDDHRIFTARLGDMARAVVAVAAMIFVLIVGALGIAVASATRAAVSTNREIVEVLHVVGAADGFIAQEFQRRFLALGLRGALIGGGAAIAFLLAAQAALRQWRTTAGGEQMQAIFGDLAIGAAGFVVILLLAGGVAFLTGWLSRRIVFRHLRGLG
- a CDS encoding YdcF family protein — translated: MTIYLSRNRASARDRLKGERNGKVRAMARWWRATRASLARVILLTAASLIGAGALAFGLGYVWFALSLARVEPKLSVKTEGVVALTGGSDRVLEAAELLARGQARRLLITGVNRATRSSVLAKRLPVSRDLFNCCVDLGYEALDTFGNARETRQWAQVHNISRSLIVVTSNYHMPRALVELSAALPEVKLYPFPVVSEHVNVAGWASDPAVMRLIGSEYVKFLGALTRVALRPESAGELDLGPLRSSEASAE
- a CDS encoding lysophospholipid acyltransferase family protein is translated as MLFLRSLVFQILFWANTILLMVIWLPGLLMPRRVSMELGRTWGRTSLWLADKICGLEIEWRGLENIPPKGGAMIVASKHQSIWDTFVLPIRFPDFSYILKRELVMIPFFGWYLLSAEQIGINRAKGGKLLPQLIEKAKHIFAQGRQLFIFPEGTRRPAGAAPAYKFGIAHLYAASDVPALPVALNAGLFWPRRSFLIRPGTAVIEFLPMIPPGLPAREFFEKLQREIETASDRLIAEAVARDPSLAAVVEEGRAKALARDSRKAARERVEKA